Proteins encoded in a region of the Streptomyces sp. NBC_01298 genome:
- the ybeY gene encoding rRNA maturation RNase YbeY, which produces MSIDVNNESGTDVDERAILDIARYALARMRIHPLSELSVIVVDEDAMEQLHIQWMDLPGPTDVMSFPMDELRPPKKDEEEPPQGLLGDIVLCPEVAKKQGEDAPTQHSMDEELQLLTVHGVLHLLGYDHEEPDEKAEMFGLQAAIVDGWRDENGVTGPSPAPTVS; this is translated from the coding sequence ATGTCGATCGACGTCAACAACGAGTCCGGAACCGATGTCGACGAGCGGGCGATCCTCGACATCGCCCGCTACGCACTCGCCCGGATGCGGATCCACCCGCTCTCGGAGCTCTCCGTCATCGTCGTGGACGAGGACGCGATGGAGCAGCTCCACATCCAGTGGATGGACCTGCCCGGACCCACCGACGTCATGTCCTTCCCGATGGACGAACTGCGTCCGCCGAAGAAGGACGAGGAGGAGCCCCCGCAGGGGCTCCTCGGTGACATCGTGCTCTGCCCCGAAGTCGCCAAGAAGCAGGGCGAGGACGCGCCGACGCAGCACTCCATGGACGAGGAGCTCCAGCTCCTGACCGTCCACGGGGTGCTGCACCTGCTCGGGTACGACCACGAGGAGCCGGACGAGAAGGCCGAGATGTTCGGGCTCCAGGCCGCCATCGTCGACGGATGGCGCGACGAGAACGGCGTGACCGGCCCGTCCCCGGCCCCGACCGTCTCATGA
- a CDS encoding hemolysin family protein has product MTGDLQLITGAVLLVVVAWFAACAESGIARISAFRAEQAVREGRRGSAKLAQVAGDPTRYVNVALLVRVTCEMAAGVLVTYVCLDEFGENWTALLVAIAVMVLVSYVAVGVSPRTIGRQHPLNTATAASYVLVPLARIMGPVPQLLILLGNALTPGKGFRKGPFASEAELRAMVDLAEKESLIEDDERRMVHQVFELGDTLVREVMVPRTDLVCIERYKTVRQATTLALRSGFSRIPVTGENEDDIVGIVYLKDLVRKTHISRDAESDLVSTAIRPAVFVPDTKNAGDLLREMQSVRNHVAVVIDEYGGTAGIVTIEDILEEIVGEITDEYDREIPPVEELGGDRYRVTARLDITDLGELFKVDSFDDEDVETVGGLLAKALGRVPIAGASAVVDLPDGRPLRLTAESPAGRRNKIVTVLVEPVAPAEESDGETE; this is encoded by the coding sequence ATGACCGGTGATCTCCAGCTGATCACCGGGGCCGTCCTGCTGGTGGTGGTGGCCTGGTTCGCCGCGTGCGCCGAGTCCGGGATCGCCCGGATCTCCGCCTTCCGCGCCGAGCAGGCCGTACGGGAGGGCCGGCGCGGCAGCGCGAAGCTGGCGCAGGTCGCCGGCGACCCCACCCGCTACGTCAATGTCGCCCTGCTGGTCCGGGTCACCTGCGAGATGGCGGCGGGCGTGCTCGTCACGTACGTCTGCCTCGACGAGTTCGGGGAGAACTGGACCGCACTGCTCGTGGCCATCGCCGTGATGGTGCTCGTGTCCTACGTGGCGGTCGGCGTGTCCCCGCGCACCATCGGCCGGCAGCACCCGCTGAACACGGCGACGGCGGCCTCGTACGTCCTCGTGCCGCTCGCCCGGATCATGGGGCCTGTCCCGCAACTGCTGATCCTCCTGGGCAACGCGCTCACACCCGGAAAGGGCTTCCGCAAGGGGCCCTTCGCCTCCGAGGCGGAGCTGCGCGCGATGGTCGACCTCGCGGAGAAGGAATCGCTGATCGAGGACGACGAGCGCCGCATGGTGCACCAGGTCTTCGAGTTGGGCGACACCCTCGTGCGCGAGGTCATGGTGCCGCGCACCGACCTGGTCTGCATCGAGCGGTACAAGACGGTCCGTCAGGCGACCACGCTCGCGCTGCGGTCCGGGTTCTCGCGGATCCCGGTGACCGGGGAGAACGAGGACGACATCGTCGGCATCGTGTACCTGAAGGACCTGGTCCGCAAGACGCACATCAGCCGGGACGCGGAGAGCGACCTCGTCTCCACCGCGATAAGGCCCGCGGTGTTCGTGCCGGACACCAAGAACGCGGGCGACCTGCTGCGCGAGATGCAGTCGGTGCGCAACCACGTGGCGGTCGTCATCGACGAGTACGGCGGCACCGCCGGCATCGTCACCATCGAGGACATCCTCGAGGAGATCGTCGGTGAGATCACCGACGAGTACGACCGGGAAATCCCCCCGGTGGAGGAGCTGGGCGGGGACCGCTACCGGGTCACCGCGCGCCTCGACATCACCGATCTCGGTGAACTGTTCAAGGTGGACTCCTTCGACGACGAGGACGTGGAGACGGTCGGCGGACTGCTCGCCAAGGCGCTGGGCCGGGTCCCGATCGCCGGCGCCTCGGCGGTGGTGGACCTGCCCGACGGGCGGCCGCTGCGACTGACGGCGGAGTCCCCGGCGGGACGGCGGAACAAGATCGTGACCGTGCTGGTGGAGCCGGTGGCTCCCGCGGAGGAATCGGACGGGGAGACGGAATGA
- a CDS encoding MmcQ/YjbR family DNA-binding protein, protein MTPAELRDFCLGFNAAVEEFPFTPETSVFKVLGKMFALSALDGEPLKVNLKCDPERAVALRAEHEAIVPGWHMNKRHWNTVTAGGPGALADALVRELVEDSYDLVVAGLPKAERLRLDRP, encoded by the coding sequence ATGACGCCGGCGGAGCTGCGCGACTTCTGCCTGGGGTTCAACGCGGCCGTGGAGGAGTTCCCCTTCACCCCGGAGACCTCGGTGTTCAAGGTGCTGGGGAAGATGTTCGCGCTCAGCGCGCTGGACGGCGAGCCGCTGAAGGTCAACCTCAAGTGCGATCCGGAGCGGGCGGTGGCGCTGCGGGCGGAGCACGAGGCGATCGTGCCGGGCTGGCACATGAATAAGCGGCACTGGAACACCGTGACCGCGGGCGGGCCGGGGGCCCTGGCCGACGCGCTGGTGCGGGAGCTGGTCGAGGACTCGTACGACCTGGTGGTCGCGGGCCTGCCGAAGGCGGAGCGGCTGCGGCTCGACCGGCCGTAG
- a CDS encoding cytidine deaminase, with amino-acid sequence MTDSTGIDPEDTKIITLARSARARNGVPEGAAVRDETGRTYVAGTVALDSLKLSALQTAVAMAVASGAQSLEAAAVVSAAEAPSDADRAAVRDLGGPDTPVLLAGPDGTLKSTTAAGS; translated from the coding sequence ATGACCGACAGCACCGGGATCGACCCCGAAGACACCAAGATCATCACGTTGGCGCGCAGCGCCCGGGCCCGCAACGGCGTGCCCGAGGGGGCGGCGGTCCGGGACGAGACCGGCCGTACGTACGTCGCCGGAACCGTGGCGCTGGATTCCCTGAAGCTGAGCGCCCTCCAGACGGCCGTCGCGATGGCCGTGGCCAGCGGCGCCCAGTCCCTGGAGGCGGCGGCCGTCGTCAGCGCCGCCGAGGCCCCCTCCGACGCCGATCGCGCGGCGGTCCGCGACCTCGGCGGCCCGGACACCCCGGTCCTCCTGGCGGGCCCGGACGGCACCCTGAAGTCGACGACTGCGGCCGGATCCTAG
- a CDS encoding IS5 family transposase (programmed frameshift): MSLTDAQWARIEPLLPERTPKRGGRWRDHRQVIDAIAFKYRTGTPWMDLPESFGSWKGAHNRLRKWAADGTWERVFTALLAQADAEGDLDWVVSVDSTIVRAHQHAAGARQKGPRTASADHALGRSRGGLTTKVHLAADNRCRPLAFVITPGQSGDAPAFPQLMARLRVPRPVGRPRARPDVVLADKAYSSRAIRSHLRRRGIRAVIPQPADQLANRKRLGSRGGRPPAFDREAYKQRNTVERCINKLKQWRGLATRYDKTATIYLSGLHLAAIHIWSAR, encoded by the exons GTGTCGTTGACTGATGCGCAGTGGGCGCGGATCGAGCCGTTGTTGCCGGAGCGGACGCCGAAGAGGGGTGGTCGGTGGCGTGATCACCGGCAGGTGATCGACGCGATCGCGTTCAAGTACCGGACCGGGACGCCGTGGATGGACCTGCCCGAGTCCTTCGGGTCGTGGAAGGGCGCTCACAACCGACTGCGGAAGTGGGCCGCCGACGGAACCTGGGAAAGGGTCTTCACCGCCCTGCTGGCCCAGGCCGACGCCGAAGGCGACCTCGACTGGGTCGTCTCGGTCGACTCCACGATCGTCCGTGCCCACCAGCACGCTGCCGGGGCCCGCCAAAAGGGGCCCCGGACGGCGAGC GCCGACCATGCCCTCGGACGATCCCGCGGCGGACTGACCACGAAAGTCCACCTGGCCGCCGACAACCGCTGCCGGCCTCTGGCCTTCGTCATCACGCCTGGCCAATCCGGTGACGCACCTGCGTTCCCGCAGCTCATGGCCCGCTTGCGGGTTCCCCGGCCAGTCGGCAGACCGAGAGCGAGACCGGACGTGGTCCTGGCCGACAAGGCGTACTCGTCCCGCGCGATCCGTTCCCACCTGCGTCGGCGCGGGATCCGCGCGGTGATCCCGCAACCCGCCGACCAACTCGCCAACCGCAAACGCCTCGGCAGCCGTGGCGGCAGGCCACCGGCCTTCGACCGCGAGGCCTACAAGCAGCGGAACACCGTCGAACGCTGCATCAACAAACTCAAGCAATGGCGCGGCCTGGCCACTCGCTACGACAAGACCGCCACCATCTACCTCTCCGGACTCCACCTCGCCGCCATCCATATCTGGTCAGCGAGGTGA
- a CDS encoding ankyrin repeat domain-containing protein, translating into MDDTGGAAAADELVRAARAGDGATVSRLLSRGVAVDARDADGWTGLDTAVREGRDGVVLLLLASGADPEQVTGPYDEELPLVQAATRGHTGIVRQLLAAGADPDRANGLRATALGRAGAEGHTETARVLLEHGADPGIRWKALTPAEWATRFGHTGTAEFLRTRAAGPAARPRA; encoded by the coding sequence GTGGACGACACGGGCGGGGCAGCGGCGGCGGACGAGCTGGTACGGGCGGCGCGGGCCGGGGACGGCGCCACGGTCTCGCGGCTGCTGAGCCGGGGCGTCGCCGTGGACGCACGCGACGCCGACGGGTGGACGGGGCTGGACACCGCCGTGCGGGAGGGCCGGGACGGCGTGGTGCTCCTGCTCCTCGCCTCCGGCGCCGACCCCGAGCAGGTCACGGGCCCGTACGACGAGGAACTGCCGCTGGTCCAGGCGGCGACCAGGGGCCACACCGGCATCGTGCGACAGCTGCTCGCCGCCGGCGCCGACCCCGACCGCGCCAATGGGCTGCGCGCCACCGCGCTGGGCCGTGCGGGGGCCGAGGGCCACACGGAGACGGCCCGGGTCCTGCTGGAGCACGGAGCCGATCCGGGCATCCGCTGGAAGGCACTGACCCCCGCCGAGTGGGCGACCCGCTTCGGCCACACCGGGACGGCAGAGTTCCTGCGCACCCGGGCCGCCGGGCCGGCGGCCCGGCCCCGGGCCTAG
- a CDS encoding MFS transporter, producing the protein MTQTEPGPGPASGASTGPSPAPTPTSGTRAGTGTGAPADAPPPRRHRVHRAWFVAAVAFVTIIGAAGFASLPGLLIEPLHEEFDWSRGTIGLAVSVNLALYGLTAPFAAALMDRFGIRRVVAIALTVIAGGTVATVWMTASWQLVLYWGVLVGLGSGSMALAFAATVTNRWFTARRGLVTGILTAAGASGQLVFLPLLAWLVENHGWRPAAVTVSLAALAVVPFVWLLLRDHPADIGTTPYGGPYTPKPPPVPGAARRAVGVLLKAARTGPFWLLAGTFAICGASTNGLVKTHFVPSAHDHGMPVTAAAGLLAVIGVFDVIGTVFSGWLTDRFESRRLLAVYYALRGISLLFLPMLLAPTVHPPMVFFIVFYGLDWVATVPPTIALCREHYGEDGAIVFGWVLASHQVGAALVAFLGGLARDAFGSYDPVWYASGALCAMAALMAMIIRRRTPADAVGAVAA; encoded by the coding sequence GTGACGCAGACAGAACCGGGCCCCGGCCCCGCCTCCGGCGCTTCCACCGGCCCCTCCCCCGCACCGACGCCCACCTCCGGCACGCGCGCCGGTACCGGCACCGGCGCCCCCGCCGACGCACCGCCGCCCCGGCGGCACCGCGTCCACCGCGCCTGGTTCGTCGCGGCCGTCGCCTTCGTGACGATCATCGGCGCCGCCGGCTTCGCCTCGCTCCCCGGCCTGCTCATCGAGCCGCTGCACGAGGAGTTCGACTGGTCGCGGGGCACGATCGGCCTCGCCGTCTCCGTGAACCTCGCGCTGTACGGGCTCACCGCGCCGTTCGCCGCCGCCCTGATGGACCGCTTCGGCATCCGCCGGGTCGTCGCGATCGCGCTGACCGTCATAGCCGGCGGCACGGTGGCCACCGTGTGGATGACCGCCTCCTGGCAACTGGTCCTCTACTGGGGCGTCCTCGTCGGGCTCGGCAGCGGCTCGATGGCCCTGGCCTTCGCCGCGACGGTGACCAACCGCTGGTTCACCGCCCGGCGCGGCCTGGTCACCGGCATCCTGACCGCCGCCGGGGCCTCCGGCCAGCTGGTGTTCCTGCCACTGCTGGCCTGGCTGGTCGAAAACCACGGCTGGCGCCCCGCGGCCGTCACCGTCTCGCTGGCGGCGCTGGCCGTCGTGCCCTTCGTCTGGCTGCTGCTGCGCGACCACCCGGCGGACATCGGGACCACCCCGTACGGGGGCCCGTACACGCCCAAGCCGCCGCCCGTGCCCGGCGCCGCCCGCCGGGCCGTGGGCGTCCTGCTCAAGGCGGCCCGGACCGGCCCCTTCTGGCTGCTGGCGGGCACCTTCGCGATCTGCGGGGCCTCCACCAACGGCCTGGTGAAGACCCACTTCGTGCCCTCGGCCCACGACCACGGCATGCCGGTGACGGCGGCGGCCGGGCTGCTCGCCGTGATCGGCGTCTTCGACGTCATCGGCACGGTGTTCTCCGGCTGGCTGACGGACCGCTTCGAATCGCGCCGCCTGCTGGCCGTGTACTACGCCCTGCGCGGGATCTCCCTGCTCTTCCTCCCGATGCTGCTGGCCCCGACCGTGCACCCGCCGATGGTGTTCTTCATCGTCTTCTACGGCCTGGACTGGGTCGCGACGGTCCCGCCGACGATCGCGCTGTGCCGCGAGCACTACGGGGAGGACGGCGCCATCGTCTTCGGCTGGGTCCTGGCCTCGCACCAGGTCGGCGCCGCACTGGTGGCCTTCCTCGGCGGCCTGGCCCGCGACGCCTTCGGCTCGTACGACCCCGTCTGGTACGCCTCGGGCGCCCTGTGCGCGATGGCGGCCCTGATGGCGATGATCATCCGCCGCCGGACCCCCGCCGACGCCGTCGGGGCGGTCGCGGCCTGA
- a CDS encoding GlxA family transcriptional regulator: protein MEPHAHRVHRVHRVVVLALAGLLPFELGIPHRIFGRAKDPATGRPLYEILTCGLAPGRVLTDADFDIHVEHGPELLATADTVVVPASYELGPVHSEGRLTPELAAALAHIRPGTRLVSICTGGYVLAAAGYLDGRRATTHWSAAGHFQQTFPAVLVDPDVLYTDDGDVLTSAGVAAGIDLCLHIVRRDHGAAVANQTARYTVVPPHRDGGQAQFIDRPVPEPQQASTTAARAWVLDRLHEPLRLSDLARQEAMSVRTFTRRFREESGLSPGEWITGQRVERARALLEQTELPMEHVAREAGFGTAQSLRKHVQAALGVSPTSYRRTFRAAAPGTAFDGTLPSPDGTSVPAGSVH from the coding sequence ATGGAGCCTCACGCGCACCGGGTCCACCGGGTCCACCGTGTCGTCGTACTCGCCCTCGCCGGGCTGCTGCCCTTCGAGCTCGGGATCCCGCACCGGATCTTCGGGCGGGCGAAGGACCCCGCGACCGGGCGGCCGCTCTACGAGATCCTCACCTGCGGGCTCGCCCCCGGCCGGGTGCTCACGGACGCCGACTTCGACATCCACGTCGAGCACGGCCCCGAACTGCTGGCCACGGCCGACACCGTGGTCGTCCCCGCCTCCTACGAGCTGGGCCCGGTCCACTCGGAGGGCCGGCTCACCCCCGAACTGGCCGCCGCCCTCGCGCACATCAGGCCCGGCACCCGGCTCGTCTCCATCTGCACGGGCGGCTACGTGCTCGCCGCCGCCGGGTACCTGGACGGCCGTCGGGCCACCACCCACTGGTCCGCCGCCGGGCACTTCCAGCAGACCTTCCCGGCCGTCCTGGTCGACCCGGACGTGCTCTACACCGACGACGGGGACGTGCTCACCTCCGCCGGAGTCGCCGCCGGGATCGACCTGTGCCTGCACATCGTGCGCCGCGACCACGGTGCGGCCGTCGCCAACCAGACCGCCCGGTACACCGTCGTACCGCCGCACCGCGACGGCGGGCAGGCGCAGTTCATCGACCGCCCGGTGCCCGAGCCGCAGCAGGCGAGCACCACCGCGGCCCGCGCCTGGGTACTGGACCGGCTGCACGAACCGCTGCGGCTGAGTGACCTGGCCCGGCAGGAGGCCATGTCGGTACGGACCTTCACGCGCCGGTTCCGCGAGGAATCGGGGCTCAGCCCGGGCGAATGGATCACCGGGCAGCGGGTCGAGCGGGCCCGGGCCCTGCTGGAGCAGACCGAGCTGCCGATGGAACACGTGGCCCGGGAGGCGGGATTCGGGACCGCGCAGTCCCTGCGCAAGCACGTTCAGGCGGCGCTCGGCGTGAGCCCGACGTCCTACCGGCGGACCTTCAGGGCGGCCGCGCCGGGTACCGCGTTCGACGGCACCCTGCCATCTCCTGATGGGACATCAGTTCCTGCGGGGTCCGTGCATTGA
- a CDS encoding beta-xylosidase, whose translation MAVLAAATGGALSTPAAAEGETPPGQVEFPTHCLPPQEAGLPPADGPTTARVTVDDVTPRVGDTVTVTYQVARTPAVNPLSVALPGDALTPTGRIVLGGAQQGEVTVVGAKRNDPVAVGGALPAVTMTGTFTVTAPGEITLAPGGYTLHTGHLLELDTVCAVAGGVEPGPEPSASASASESASASEVPPPPTPSPSASSSPGPLPLPAPAPLPGGAPVAQRITASPLPTANVRAVALGTAAGGPGAKVKVTGAGFVPGAEVTVAGRAGAAETADRVTAKADELGVVLAELPVTDRATTAVVAYEGAAWTPERGSGPAAYTVIVAVPLPPGSQTVTAVVEPGELGMTQEGDAVTLAAVPYGDGGAAAGRIGTVTVKDARGGPAGWSLIGKVTDFTGAGGLRIPGASLSWTPTCEAAPGSPSACAPGSAGTVGPDGAVLASTGDATLVGGTFTVDAAVTLQVPPYTPPGAYTAVLTLTLS comes from the coding sequence ATGGCGGTACTGGCCGCGGCGACCGGGGGCGCGCTGAGCACCCCCGCGGCGGCGGAGGGGGAGACGCCTCCCGGGCAGGTCGAGTTCCCGACGCACTGCCTGCCGCCCCAGGAAGCCGGACTGCCGCCGGCCGACGGGCCCACCACCGCCCGGGTCACCGTGGACGACGTGACGCCGCGCGTGGGCGACACCGTCACCGTCACCTACCAGGTGGCCCGGACCCCCGCCGTGAACCCCCTCTCGGTCGCGCTGCCCGGCGACGCCCTCACCCCGACCGGGCGGATCGTCCTCGGAGGCGCGCAGCAGGGCGAGGTCACGGTCGTCGGAGCCAAGCGCAACGACCCCGTCGCGGTGGGCGGGGCGCTGCCCGCCGTCACCATGACCGGCACCTTCACCGTCACCGCTCCCGGCGAGATCACCCTGGCCCCGGGCGGCTACACCCTGCACACCGGGCACCTCCTCGAACTCGACACCGTGTGCGCGGTCGCCGGGGGCGTGGAGCCGGGACCGGAGCCTTCCGCGTCGGCGTCGGCTTCGGAGTCGGCTTCGGCCTCGGAGGTGCCGCCGCCTCCAACGCCGTCCCCGTCGGCCTCGTCGTCTCCGGGGCCGCTGCCGCTGCCGGCGCCGGCTCCGCTCCCGGGCGGGGCCCCGGTGGCGCAGCGGATCACCGCGAGCCCGCTGCCGACGGCCAACGTGCGCGCCGTCGCGCTCGGCACGGCCGCGGGCGGCCCGGGCGCCAAGGTCAAGGTCACCGGAGCCGGCTTCGTGCCCGGTGCGGAGGTCACCGTGGCGGGCCGGGCGGGTGCGGCGGAGACCGCCGACCGGGTCACCGCCAAGGCCGACGAGCTCGGCGTGGTCCTCGCGGAGCTGCCGGTCACGGACCGGGCGACCACCGCCGTCGTGGCGTACGAGGGCGCGGCCTGGACTCCGGAGCGGGGCTCCGGCCCGGCCGCGTACACGGTGATCGTCGCCGTTCCGCTGCCGCCGGGGAGCCAGACGGTGACGGCGGTCGTGGAGCCGGGCGAGCTGGGCATGACCCAGGAGGGCGACGCCGTGACCCTGGCCGCGGTCCCGTACGGGGACGGTGGCGCGGCGGCCGGCCGGATCGGCACCGTCACCGTCAAGGACGCCCGCGGCGGGCCGGCCGGGTGGTCCCTGATCGGCAAGGTCACCGATTTCACGGGTGCCGGCGGGCTCCGCATCCCGGGTGCCTCCCTGAGCTGGACCCCGACGTGTGAGGCCGCGCCCGGCAGCCCCAGCGCGTGTGCGCCGGGCAGCGCGGGCACGGTCGGGCCCGACGGCGCGGTCCTGGCCTCGACCGGTGACGCCACCCTCGTCGGCGGCACCTTCACCGTCGACGCGGCCGTCACCCTCCAGGTCCCCCCGTACACCCCGCCGGGCGCCTACACGGCGGTGCTGACGCTGACGTTGTCGTGA